From one Enterobacteriaceae endosymbiont of Donacia provostii genomic stretch:
- the aroC gene encoding chorismate synthase, translating to MSGNSIGKLFKITTFGESHGKSLGCIVDGVPPKIPLTLEDIQKDLDRRKPGTSKYTSPRRELDKIEILSGIFNGFTTGTSIGLLINNIDIRSQDYKNIKNIFRPGHADYTYEKKYGIRDYRGGGRSSARETTMRVAAGAIAKKYLNIKYNTKIRGYLSQMGDIICDFDNWEETNNNPFFCPNKNQIPLLKNKINYLKKHGDSIGAKITIIVNNIPKGLGEPVFDKLDAELAYALMSINAVKGIEIGDGFNCINKLGSHYRDEISMEGFKSNNSGGILGGISTGQDIIINFVVKPTSSISIPCKTINSLGKETNCITQGRHDPCVGIRAIPIGEAMVAIILMDHLLRYRAQCFDIIHKLL from the coding sequence ATGTCAGGTAATAGTATTGGTAAATTATTTAAAATTACAACTTTTGGTGAATCACATGGTAAATCGTTAGGATGTATAGTTGATGGAGTACCACCTAAAATTCCATTAACATTAGAAGATATACAAAAAGATTTAGATAGACGTAAGCCAGGTACATCAAAATATACTTCTCCACGTAGAGAATTAGATAAAATAGAAATTTTATCTGGTATATTTAATGGTTTTACAACAGGTACAAGTATTGGTTTATTAATAAATAATATTGATATTAGATCTCAGGATTATAAAAATATTAAAAATATTTTTCGTCCAGGTCATGCAGATTATACTTATGAAAAAAAATACGGTATTCGTGATTATAGAGGTGGTGGTCGTTCTTCAGCTAGAGAAACAACAATGCGTGTAGCAGCAGGAGCAATAGCTAAAAAATATTTAAATATAAAATATAATACTAAAATTAGAGGTTATTTATCTCAAATGGGAGATATTATTTGTGATTTTGATAATTGGGAAGAAACTAATAATAATCCTTTTTTTTGTCCAAATAAAAATCAAATTCCATTATTAAAAAATAAAATTAATTATTTAAAAAAACACGGTGATTCTATAGGAGCTAAAATTACTATTATTGTAAATAATATACCAAAGGGTTTAGGAGAACCAGTATTTGATAAATTAGATGCTGAATTAGCTTATGCATTAATGAGTATTAATGCAGTTAAAGGGATTGAAATAGGTGATGGATTTAATTGTATAAATAAATTAGGTAGTCATTATAGAGATGAAATAAGTATGGAAGGATTTAAAAGTAATAATTCTGGAGGTATTTTAGGAGGTATAAGTACAGGACAAGATATTATTATTAATTTTGTTGTAAAACCTACTTCAAGTATTTCTATACCATGTAAAACTATTAATTCTTTAGGGAAAGAAACAAATTGTATTACACAAGGACGACATGATCCTTGTGTAGGAATTAGAGCTATTCCAATAGGAGAAGCAATGGTAGCAATAATTTTAATGGATCATTTATTACGTTATCGTGCACAATGTTTTGATATTATACATAAATTATTATAA
- the rsmA gene encoding 16S rRNA (adenine(1518)-N(6)/adenine(1519)-N(6))-dimethyltransferase RsmA: MNKFFKKKYGQHILVNKKTINKIISLIHPKYHHIMMEIGPGLGALTIPMTKYNKNISIIEIDKNFVNILKKKQILINSNINIILNNILNFNFLNLVKKYKRRIRIFGSLPYNISIRILFYLFNYLNNIKDMHFIMQKEIINRLTACPGSKNYGCLSIIVQLFCKTKTLLEIKPNDFYPKPKIFSSMIYMRPYNNNPHNINNIYFLNKIIKQAFSMRRKILRNSLVNFFSIEELNNLGIDYKIRAEDVSITEYCQLAHWLKINKRL; this comes from the coding sequence ATGAATAAATTTTTTAAAAAAAAATATGGACAACATATTTTAGTAAATAAAAAAACTATTAATAAAATTATATCTTTAATACATCCTAAATATCATCATATTATGATGGAAATAGGTCCAGGTTTAGGTGCATTAACTATACCTATGACTAAATATAATAAAAACATTTCTATTATTGAAATAGATAAAAATTTTGTTAATATTTTAAAAAAAAAACAAATTTTAATTAATTCTAATATTAATATTATACTAAATAATATACTAAATTTTAATTTTCTTAACTTAGTAAAAAAATATAAAAGAAGAATACGAATCTTTGGTAGTTTACCTTATAATATTTCTATAAGAATACTTTTTTATTTATTTAATTATTTAAATAATATTAAAGATATGCATTTTATAATGCAAAAAGAAATTATAAATCGTTTAACTGCTTGTCCTGGAAGTAAAAATTATGGATGTTTAAGTATAATAGTACAATTATTTTGTAAAACAAAAACTTTATTAGAAATAAAACCCAATGATTTTTATCCTAAACCGAAAATTTTTTCTAGTATGATTTATATGAGACCTTATAATAATAATCCTCATAATATAAATAATATTTATTTTTTAAATAAAATTATTAAACAAGCATTTAGTATGAGAAGAAAAATTCTACGTAATAGTTTGGTAAATTTTTTTTCTATAGAAGAACTAAATAATTTAGGTATTGATTATAAGATTCGTGCTGAAGATGTTTCAATAACAGAATATTGTCAATTAGCTCATTGGTTAAAAATAAATAAAAGGTTATAA
- the lepB gene encoding signal peptidase I, with product MKKIQFLINQIVSFIPTILLILTIRLFIFESFYIPSESMIPTLNIGDFIIVNKFIYGIKNPFNNKLFIKYKSPHRGDIVVFKYPKNTKIKYIKRIIGLPGDIIFYNIKNKQIVLYKKNFFKKNIFTYKKLKKSKYFLISKNINQKKYLFFKKKYIKFYDLKNIRYLQYTEYINKLSHIILFIPEVNNEINEKIYQQKYMPLYTWIIPPKYYFVMGDNRDNSFDSRYWGFVHEKYLLGKAIVIWLNIKKTKYLFFYKIKFNRICKIN from the coding sequence ATGAAAAAAATACAATTTTTGATAAATCAAATAGTTTCTTTTATTCCTACTATATTATTAATTTTAACTATTCGTTTATTTATATTTGAATCTTTTTATATACCTTCTGAATCTATGATTCCTACATTAAATATAGGTGATTTTATCATAGTAAATAAATTTATTTATGGTATTAAAAATCCTTTTAATAATAAACTTTTTATAAAATATAAATCACCTCATAGAGGTGATATAGTTGTTTTTAAATATCCAAAGAATACTAAAATAAAGTATATTAAAAGAATTATTGGATTACCAGGAGATATAATTTTTTATAATATTAAAAATAAACAAATTGTACTATATAAAAAAAATTTTTTTAAAAAAAACATTTTTACATATAAAAAATTAAAAAAAAGTAAATATTTTTTAATATCTAAAAATATCAATCAAAAAAAATATTTATTTTTTAAAAAAAAATATATAAAATTTTATGATTTAAAAAATATAAGATATTTACAATATACAGAGTATATAAATAAATTATCACATATAATTTTATTTATACCTGAAGTAAATAATGAAATAAATGAAAAAATATATCAACAAAAATATATGCCTTTATATACTTGGATTATACCCCCAAAATATTATTTTGTTATGGGTGATAATCGTGATAATAGTTTTGATAGTAGATATTGGGGTTTTGTTCATGAAAAATATTTATTAGGAAAAGCTATTGTTATTTGGTTAAATATTAAAAAAACAAAATATTTATTTTTTTATAAAATAAAATTTAATCGAATATGTAAAATAAATTAA
- the acpS gene encoding holo-ACP synthase: protein MNIFGIGIDIIEIKRIQKVFMYFGNYFAYKILTKNELFIYKKSKNKIKILSKYFTAKEATVKALGTGFTNGICFNQIEILNFKNNKPKIILYKHALNFLKNMNFKYKIHISFSDEKKYACTIVIIEKK, encoded by the coding sequence ATGAATATCTTTGGTATTGGAATTGATATAATTGAAATTAAAAGAATACAAAAAGTTTTTATGTATTTTGGTAATTATTTTGCTTATAAAATATTAACAAAAAATGAATTATTTATATATAAAAAAAGTAAAAATAAAATTAAAATATTATCAAAATATTTTACAGCTAAGGAAGCAACAGTAAAAGCTTTAGGTACTGGATTTACAAATGGTATTTGTTTTAATCAAATAGAAATATTAAATTTTAAAAATAATAAACCAAAAATAATTTTATATAAACACGCATTAAATTTTTTGAAAAATATGAATTTTAAATATAAAATTCATATTTCATTTTCTGATGAAAAAAAATATGCATGTACAATAGTAATTATTGAAAAAAAATAA
- the rnc gene encoding ribonuclease III, whose amino-acid sequence MNFIMINKLQKKLGYIFNHQDLLYQALTHRSASSKHNERLEFLGDSILSYIIAKALYNKFPDVNEGNMSRMRASLVKGNTLASIAREFKLGEYLFLGPGEYKNGGYNRDSILADTMEALIGSICLDSNIKVVEKIILFWYKFRLETILPGNNQKDPKTRLQEYLQRSHLPLPYYFIVQINGEVHNQKFTIQCKISGISTIITGIGSSRRKAEQSAAEKALKKLGLEKK is encoded by the coding sequence ATAAATTTTATCATGATTAATAAATTACAAAAAAAATTAGGTTATATTTTTAATCATCAAGATTTATTATATCAAGCTTTAACACATAGAAGTGCAAGTAGTAAGCATAATGAAAGATTAGAATTTTTAGGTGATTCTATATTAAGCTATATAATAGCTAAAGCATTATATAATAAATTTCCTGATGTAAATGAAGGTAATATGAGTCGAATGCGTGCTTCTTTAGTAAAAGGAAATACTTTAGCGAGTATTGCAAGAGAATTTAAATTAGGAGAATATTTATTTTTAGGACCGGGAGAATATAAAAATGGAGGATATAATAGAGATTCTATTTTAGCTGATACAATGGAAGCATTAATAGGTAGTATATGTTTAGATAGTAATATTAAAGTTGTAGAAAAAATTATTTTATTTTGGTACAAATTTAGATTAGAAACAATTTTACCTGGTAATAATCAAAAAGATCCTAAAACAAGATTACAAGAATATTTACAAAGATCACATCTTCCATTACCATATTATTTTATTGTACAAATAAATGGAGAAGTACATAATCAAAAATTTACAATACAATGTAAAATTAGTGGAATATCTACGATTATTACAGGTATTGGATCAAGTAGAAGAAAAGCAGAACAATCAGCTGCTGAAAAAGCATTAAAAAAACTTGGATTAGAAAAAAAATAA
- the apaG gene encoding Co2+/Mg2+ efflux protein ApaG — translation MKSLLSQVYIKVHSMYIESQSMPTINRYVFAYTITIHNVGKKILQLISRYWTITNGNGKKTQIYGEGVIGKKPYIKPGKNFHYTSGTILETPIGIIQGHYIMIDENNCVYHVDIPIFRLAIKTYIH, via the coding sequence ATGAAATCATTATTATCTCAAGTTTATATAAAAGTACACAGTATGTATATAGAATCTCAATCTATGCCTACAATTAATCGTTATGTTTTTGCTTATACAATTACTATACATAATGTAGGGAAAAAAATTTTACAATTAATTAGTCGTTATTGGACCATTACTAATGGTAATGGTAAAAAAACCCAAATATATGGAGAAGGAGTTATTGGTAAAAAACCATATATTAAACCAGGTAAGAATTTTCATTATACTAGTGGTACTATTTTAGAAACACCTATTGGTATAATACAAGGTCACTATATAATGATTGATGAAAATAATTGTGTTTATCATGTAGATATTCCTATTTTTAGATTAGCAATAAAAACTTATATACATTAA
- a CDS encoding M3 family metallopeptidase: MNKNPLLSNYLLPPFNKITYDCMIPAIKFTINNIKKTINNILKYNNNNYNWENFCQKILELEENLYRIFAPISHLNYVNNHKNTRKNYEIIIKMINNYNLWFKQNLILYKAYIYVQKNQNNLKLNLLQIKSVKNIIRDFKLSGILLKKEQKILYLQNIEKLLELQNNFNNNVFDSTKRFKKYILDKKKLDGIPNYIIKYMKNNALLENKKGYLISLDYPIYLSIIMFCKNQNLRKEIYYKYNIRASSLDDESSFNNELIVQKELYLRLKLSNLLGYKSYSEQSLINKSAKKVDKVLSFLYTLLKLSKEQALEEASNLKNFIKKKYNIIDINPWDVSYFSEKYKFYLYGINDNTIRKYFPINVVLKGMFKIINIIYGLSFKLEKVPVWHKSVMFFNVFNNKKLYGSIYFDLYFRKEKRSGAWMDICQSRILKSNGKLQYPIAFVNCNFTPLSLDKSNFLLNHNDVLTLFHEFGHALHHITSCINIPNLSGINGLPLDIVECPSQFMEYWCWEKKSLKLISQHYKKLIEMPRDIMDQLIKSKKYNSALSLMRQIELSLFDIRIHNEFSLNNNNQILNLIKEIRKHIVTISPIPIWNKYINIFNHIFGGEYAAGYYSYLWSEQLAAAFFYHFKKNGLFNKKIGKNFLENFLSLGSSIDPIISFKKFSGRKLNCNILLKQRGIKI; this comes from the coding sequence ATGAATAAGAATCCTCTTTTATCTAATTATTTATTACCTCCATTTAATAAAATTACTTATGATTGTATGATTCCTGCAATTAAATTTACAATTAATAATATTAAAAAAACAATAAATAACATACTAAAATATAATAACAATAATTATAATTGGGAAAATTTTTGTCAAAAAATTCTAGAATTAGAAGAAAATTTATATCGTATTTTTGCTCCTATTAGTCATTTAAATTACGTAAATAATCATAAAAATACTAGAAAAAATTATGAAATAATTATAAAAATGATAAATAATTATAATTTATGGTTTAAACAAAATTTAATTTTATATAAAGCATATATTTATGTCCAAAAAAACCAAAATAATTTAAAATTAAATTTACTACAAATTAAATCTGTAAAAAATATTATACGTGATTTTAAATTATCAGGAATTTTATTAAAAAAAGAACAAAAAATTTTATATTTACAAAATATAGAAAAATTATTAGAATTACAAAATAATTTCAATAATAATGTTTTTGATAGTACCAAAAGATTTAAAAAATATATTTTAGATAAAAAAAAATTGGATGGTATTCCAAATTATATAATAAAATATATGAAAAATAATGCGTTATTAGAAAATAAAAAAGGATATCTAATAAGTTTAGATTATCCTATTTATTTATCAATAATAATGTTTTGTAAAAATCAAAATTTAAGAAAAGAAATATATTATAAATATAATATAAGAGCATCATCATTAGATGATGAATCATCATTTAATAATGAATTAATTGTACAAAAAGAATTATATTTACGTTTAAAATTATCTAATTTATTAGGATATAAATCTTATTCTGAACAATCTTTAATAAATAAATCAGCTAAAAAAGTAGATAAAGTTTTATCTTTTTTATATACATTACTTAAATTATCTAAAGAACAAGCATTAGAAGAAGCTTCAAATTTAAAAAATTTTATTAAAAAAAAATATAATATTATAGATATTAATCCATGGGATGTATCATATTTTTCAGAAAAATATAAATTTTATTTATACGGAATAAATGATAATACTATTCGTAAATATTTTCCTATTAATGTTGTATTAAAAGGTATGTTTAAAATTATTAATATTATATATGGTTTATCATTTAAATTAGAAAAAGTTCCAGTTTGGCATAAAAGTGTAATGTTTTTTAATGTTTTTAATAATAAAAAATTATATGGAAGTATATATTTTGATTTATATTTTCGTAAAGAAAAACGTAGTGGTGCATGGATGGATATATGTCAATCTAGAATTTTAAAATCTAATGGAAAATTACAATATCCTATAGCATTTGTTAACTGTAATTTTACCCCCCTATCTTTAGATAAAAGTAATTTTCTTTTAAATCATAATGATGTATTAACACTATTTCATGAATTTGGTCATGCTTTACATCACATTACTTCTTGTATTAATATACCGAACTTATCTGGTATAAATGGTTTGCCATTAGACATTGTAGAATGTCCTAGTCAATTTATGGAATATTGGTGTTGGGAAAAAAAATCTTTAAAATTAATATCTCAACATTATAAAAAATTAATAGAAATGCCAAGAGATATAATGGATCAATTAATTAAATCTAAAAAATATAATTCTGCATTATCACTTATGAGACAAATAGAATTAAGTTTATTTGATATAAGAATTCATAATGAATTTTCTTTAAATAATAATAATCAAATATTAAATTTAATTAAAGAGATAAGAAAGCATATTGTTACAATTTCTCCTATTCCTATTTGGAATAAATATATAAATATTTTTAATCATATATTTGGAGGAGAATATGCTGCGGGTTATTATAGTTATTTATGGTCAGAACAATTAGCAGCAGCTTTTTTTTATCATTTTAAAAAAAATGGATTATTTAATAAAAAAATAGGTAAAAATTTTTTAGAAAACTTTTTATCTTTAGGTAGTTCTATAGATCCTATAATTTCATTTAAAAAATTTAGTGGTAGAAAATTAAATTGTAATATATTACTTAAACAAAGAGGCATTAAAATATAA
- the era gene encoding GTPase Era, with the protein MKITSSYYGNILILGRTNVGKSTLLNLLINKKISIISHKKNTTNNNIIGVYNNDIYQISFIDTPGNIFYKNKIFNLFKNYEYNYILFILDKNRWNYIEENFTKIFSKINIPIILIINKVDQIKNKNILLSYINFIQKKIKIFHLFIISAKYKLYTNDICSFICKHLPKQKHFYSSSYITNQTDKTIIKEIIRENIMKFLHKEIPYNIKIKVVFPKNLLNKLYIFLLVNKINYKKIIIGKNSKNIKLIKKRSEQNIEKFFHKKIILNIWIKIK; encoded by the coding sequence GTGAAAATTACATCATCATATTATGGAAATATTTTAATATTAGGAAGAACTAATGTAGGTAAATCGACTTTATTAAATCTTTTAATAAATAAAAAGATATCTATTATTTCTCATAAAAAAAATACAACAAATAATAATATTATAGGAGTATATAATAATGATATTTATCAAATATCATTTATAGATACTCCAGGAAATATTTTTTATAAAAATAAAATTTTTAATTTATTTAAAAATTATGAATATAATTATATATTATTTATTTTAGACAAAAATAGATGGAATTATATAGAAGAAAATTTTACAAAAATTTTTTCAAAAATTAATATACCAATAATATTAATTATTAATAAAGTTGATCAAATAAAAAATAAAAATATATTATTATCATATATTAATTTTATTCAAAAGAAAATAAAAATTTTTCACTTATTTATCATTTCAGCTAAATATAAATTATATACAAATGATATTTGTTCTTTTATATGTAAACATTTACCTAAACAAAAACATTTTTATTCTTCAAGTTATATTACAAATCAAACAGATAAAACTATTATTAAAGAAATAATAAGAGAAAATATTATGAAATTTCTTCATAAAGAAATACCATATAATATCAAAATTAAAGTAGTTTTCCCAAAAAATTTATTAAATAAATTATATATTTTTTTATTAGTAAATAAAATAAATTATAAAAAAATAATAATAGGTAAAAATTCTAAAAATATTAAATTAATTAAAAAAAGATCTGAACAAAATATAGAAAAATTTTTTCATAAAAAAATAATATTAAATATATGGATAAAAATAAAATAA
- a CDS encoding peroxiredoxin — MILVTKKAPDFDAPAVSKNGSIIDNFNFYNYVDNKITVLFFWPLDFTFVCPTEIISLNKNLNDFNKRNVKILGISCDSQFVHYAWRNTPIKNGGIGNINFIMISDIKKNIQKSYGIEHPELGIALRALFLIDKKKIVRHQLINDLPFGRNITEIIRMIDALNHYEKYGNVCPAQWKKGKKSIIPNNAGITDYLSHHIDEL; from the coding sequence ATGATTTTAGTAACTAAAAAAGCTCCAGATTTTGATGCACCTGCAGTTTCAAAAAATGGATCTATTATTGATAATTTTAATTTTTATAATTATGTAGATAATAAAATTACTGTATTATTTTTTTGGCCTTTAGATTTTACATTTGTTTGTCCTACAGAAATTATATCATTAAATAAAAATTTAAATGATTTTAATAAAAGAAATGTAAAGATTTTAGGTATATCATGTGATTCACAATTTGTTCATTACGCATGGCGTAATACTCCCATTAAAAATGGAGGAATAGGAAATATTAATTTTATAATGATTTCTGACATTAAAAAAAATATTCAAAAATCCTACGGTATTGAACATCCTGAATTAGGAATAGCATTAAGAGCTTTATTTTTAATAGACAAAAAAAAAATAGTAAGACATCAATTAATAAATGATTTACCATTTGGAAGAAATATAACAGAAATAATTCGTATGATTGATGCTTTAAATCATTATGAAAAATATGGTAACGTATGTCCAGCTCAATGGAAAAAAGGTAAAAAAAGCATTATTCCAAATAATGCTGGAATTACTGATTATTTATCTCATCACATAGATGAATTATAA
- the lepA gene encoding translation elongation factor 4 codes for MKNIRNFSIIAHIDHGKSTFADRLIEICGGLSSREMTSQVLDSMILERERGITIKAQSVSLKYKSINNNIYKLNFIDTPGHVDFSYEVSRSLSACEGALLLIDASQGIEAQTVSNCNTAITMGLKVLPVINKIDLFNINIEKIKHDIQEITGINSKNFLQCSAKTGLGVKKIIENIVKYIPYPTGSIKKKLQALIIDSWFDNYLGVIALVCVKNGQIIKGMRIIILNTKKKYYIEKIGIFTPKKKNLDKLKCGDVGWIVLGIKNITEIPVGATITSYIKPSNKILIGFKKSIPKVFAGLFPVVSDEYTLFNKALKKLSLNDSSLFLEPENSEVLGYGYRCGFLGLLHMEIVQQRLLNEYNINIITTMPTVKYEIKTKDNKILYIDNPSKFPNFNFIKEIREPILKCKIFSPIKYIGKIIKLCISKNGIQKNIIYHKNNVILIYEIPMIGIIINFFDKLKSITKGYGSLDYNFLKFKTADLVCITILINKKCIDALTTITYKSKIYSYSRILIEKLKILIPRQQFNITIQAAIGKKIISSTNIKQLRKNVIAKCYGGDVSRKKKLIQKQKEGKKRMKNIGNIKLPSSIFLDMLKITK; via the coding sequence ATGAAAAATATACGAAATTTTTCAATTATTGCTCATATTGATCATGGTAAATCAACATTTGCAGATAGATTAATAGAAATTTGTGGAGGACTCTCTAGTAGAGAAATGACATCACAAGTTTTAGATAGTATGATTTTAGAAAGAGAAAGAGGAATTACTATAAAAGCCCAGAGTGTTTCTTTAAAATATAAATCAATAAATAATAATATTTATAAATTAAATTTTATTGATACTCCTGGACATGTAGATTTTTCTTATGAAGTTTCTAGATCTTTATCAGCATGCGAAGGTGCTTTATTATTAATAGATGCTTCTCAAGGTATAGAAGCTCAAACAGTATCAAATTGTAATACAGCAATAACGATGGGATTGAAAGTATTACCCGTTATTAATAAAATAGATTTATTTAATATTAATATAGAAAAAATTAAACATGATATACAAGAAATTACTGGTATTAATTCTAAAAATTTTCTTCAATGTTCAGCAAAAACAGGATTAGGTGTAAAAAAAATTATAGAAAATATAGTTAAATATATACCCTATCCTACAGGAAGTATTAAAAAAAAATTACAAGCACTTATTATAGATTCTTGGTTTGATAATTATTTAGGAGTTATAGCATTAGTATGTGTAAAAAATGGACAAATAATAAAAGGTATGAGAATTATTATTTTAAATACAAAAAAAAAATATTATATAGAAAAAATAGGTATTTTCACACCTAAAAAAAAAAATTTAGATAAATTAAAATGTGGTGATGTTGGTTGGATTGTATTAGGAATAAAAAATATTACCGAAATACCAGTAGGTGCAACAATTACATCATATATAAAACCATCTAATAAAATACTAATTGGATTTAAAAAAAGTATACCTAAAGTTTTTGCAGGTTTATTTCCAGTAGTTTCAGATGAATATACTTTATTTAATAAAGCACTAAAAAAATTAAGTTTAAATGATTCTTCTTTATTTTTAGAACCAGAAAATTCAGAAGTTTTAGGATATGGATATAGATGTGGTTTTTTAGGTTTACTACATATGGAAATTGTACAACAGAGATTATTAAATGAATATAATATTAATATTATTACAACTATGCCTACTGTAAAATATGAAATAAAAACTAAAGATAATAAAATTTTATATATAGATAATCCATCAAAATTTCCAAATTTTAATTTTATTAAAGAAATAAGAGAACCTATTTTAAAATGTAAAATTTTTTCTCCTATAAAATATATAGGTAAAATAATTAAATTATGTATTAGTAAAAATGGAATACAAAAAAATATTATATATCATAAAAATAATGTTATTTTAATATATGAAATACCAATGATTGGCATTATTATAAATTTTTTTGATAAATTAAAATCTATTACAAAAGGTTATGGTTCATTAGATTATAATTTTTTAAAATTTAAGACAGCTGACTTAGTTTGTATAACTATATTAATTAATAAAAAATGTATTGATGCTTTAACAACAATTACTTATAAAAGTAAAATATATTCTTATAGTCGTATTTTAATAGAAAAACTTAAAATTTTAATTCCTAGACAACAATTTAATATTACAATACAAGCTGCTATAGGTAAAAAAATTATTTCTAGTACAAATATAAAACAATTAAGAAAAAATGTTATTGCAAAATGTTATGGAGGAGATGTTAGTAGAAAAAAAAAATTAATTCAAAAACAAAAAGAAGGTAAAAAACGTATGAAAAATATTGGTAATATTAAATTACCATCTTCTATTTTTTTAGATATGTTAAAAATAACAAAATAA
- a CDS encoding symmetrical bis(5'-nucleosyl)-tetraphosphatase: MTTYFIGDIHGYYNEFISLLKKIHFNNKNDQLWITGDLISRGPDSKKVLFYLYSIRKSIKLVLGNHDLYLISLSLGFINKNINDPIILKLLKDIKIQFIINSWLKYQPLIQYDKNKKILMSHAGITPQWTNIKTILSASKEAQNIISGKKNKFFFDYIDNEKYQINDWKKNTLIGFQRFSFIINAFTKMRYCYPNGTLEMLTKKAPNDINSIILKPWFNFSNILYKKYTIFFGHWSDLQGVKYTPKNIICLDTGCCWGNKLTIFTWETKKIYSITCKI; this comes from the coding sequence ATGACTACTTATTTTATTGGAGATATTCATGGTTATTATAATGAATTTATTTCTTTACTAAAGAAAATTCATTTTAATAATAAAAATGATCAATTATGGATTACAGGAGATCTTATATCAAGAGGTCCGGATTCTAAAAAAGTTTTATTTTATTTATATTCTATTAGAAAATCTATAAAATTAGTATTAGGAAATCACGATTTATATTTAATATCATTATCTTTAGGTTTTATTAATAAAAATATTAATGATCCAATAATTTTAAAATTATTAAAAGATATTAAAATCCAATTTATTATAAATTCTTGGTTAAAATATCAACCTTTAATACAATACGATAAAAATAAAAAAATTCTAATGTCACATGCTGGTATTACTCCTCAATGGACAAATATTAAAACTATATTATCTGCTTCTAAAGAAGCACAGAATATTATTTCTGGAAAAAAAAATAAATTTTTTTTTGATTATATAGATAATGAAAAATATCAAATAAATGATTGGAAAAAAAATACATTAATTGGTTTTCAACGTTTTAGTTTCATTATTAATGCATTTACAAAAATGAGGTATTGTTATCCTAATGGAACATTAGAAATGTTAACTAAAAAAGCTCCTAATGATATTAATTCAATTATATTAAAACCATGGTTTAATTTTTCTAATATTTTATATAAAAAATATACAATATTTTTTGGTCATTGGTCAGATTTACAAGGTGTAAAATACACTCCTAAAAATATTATATGTTTAGATACTGGATGTTGTTGGGGTAATAAATTAACTATTTTTACATGGGAAACTAAAAAAATTTATAGTATTACTTGTAAAATATAA